Genomic window (Aestuariirhabdus haliotis):
TTGGCATTACTGCCTGATATGGTGGAGCTAAGCGGGATCGAACCGCTGACCTCAACACTGCCAGTGTTGCGCTCTCCCAGCTGAGCTATAGCCCCGAAATCCGGGTTGCTTGAGCGCATAACTGTGCCCTCAAACGTGGAGCGCATTTTACTGGCTTATGGCACCCTGTCAACCCTGAGCAACCAATTATATAAAAGTAAAACAAGGTACTTAGGGACGTTGATGCACAGGCGATCCGCAGGGCGTCAAATCCTGCTAACGCTCCAGCGCCCGATACTCTTTATCCCAACGTTTGGCTTCTTTCTTTGAGGCACTTCCAAGCAGATTCAGGGCATAACGCACCCTCGCTCGGCTTAGGTCAGGACCCAGCATTTGCATCGCATCAACGATCGAAAATGTTGAGGTGGTTCCCGCAATGGACAGGAAAATCGGCGGCATAAACCCTCCCATTTTCACATCCATCGCTTTAGCCAAGGCTTTAAGGCCGGCAAAGATGGCATCTTTATCCCAGACCCTAAGCTCATCCAGATACCAGGAAACAAACTGCAACACGCGACGAATTTCATCTCGTTCCAACTTTAGCTCGTCAAACTGAGCTTCGGTGACCTCTGCCATGCCAGCAAACATAAAGCTCGCCAGTGGTGCCACTTGAGAGAACCGCTCCACCCTACCTTTGAGATGAGGGATCAGGGGACGAATATAGTCATCGTTGAAGGCCCAGGTTTTAAGGGCTTCGATAAACTGGTCATCGTTTAAATCATCACGTATCCATTGCCCGTTGAGCCAATCGAGTTTTTCCGGATCGAAGATCGGCCCACCCAGGGAAACCCGCTTCATATCAAAGCTGGCAATCATTTCATCGAGGGAGAACTTCTCCCGTTCATCGGGCATCGACCAGCCCATTCGGCCAAGATAATTAATCAATGCTTCTGGCAGATACCCCATCCGCTGGTAGTAAAGAATGCTGGTTGGGTTTTTACGCTTGGAAAGTTTGCTTTTGTCCGGGTTACGCAGCAGCGGCATATGGCCCAGAACCGGAGCTTCCCAGCCAAAGTACTCATAGAGTTTGATCAGCTTGGGTGCTGATGGCAACCACTCCTCACCTCGAAAAACATGAGTAATACCCATCAGGTGATCATCAACAACATTCGCCAAAAAGTAGGTTGGCAGGC
Coding sequences:
- the gltX gene encoding glutamate--tRNA ligase; its protein translation is MTVRTRIAPSPTGDPHVGTAYIALFNYCFARQHGGEFILRVEDTDQLRSTPESEQMILDSLRWLGIDWDEGPDCGGESGPYRQSDRADIYQRYAQQLIEQGDAFYCFATPQELDEMRKEQQARGERPKYDGRGLLLSAEEVKSRLAAGDPYVVRMKIPEEGSFRFNDYLRGDVEIPWEQIDMQVLLKQDGLPTYFLANVVDDHLMGITHVFRGEEWLPSAPKLIKLYEYFGWEAPVLGHMPLLRNPDKSKLSKRKNPTSILYYQRMGYLPEALINYLGRMGWSMPDEREKFSLDEMIASFDMKRVSLGGPIFDPEKLDWLNGQWIRDDLNDDQFIEALKTWAFNDDYIRPLIPHLKGRVERFSQVAPLASFMFAGMAEVTEAQFDELKLERDEIRRVLQFVSWYLDELRVWDKDAIFAGLKALAKAMDVKMGGFMPPIFLSIAGTTSTFSIVDAMQMLGPDLSRARVRYALNLLGSASKKEAKRWDKEYRALER